In a genomic window of Amycolatopsis japonica:
- a CDS encoding RNA-binding protein, with protein MSFLADSLEHLVRGIVDNPDEVRVELLTTRRGRTLEVHVHPDDLGKVIGRGGRTATALRTVMGGIGGRGVRVDVVDTDR; from the coding sequence GTGAGCTTCCTCGCTGACTCCCTCGAGCACCTGGTGCGCGGGATCGTCGACAACCCGGACGAGGTCCGGGTCGAGCTGCTGACCACTCGCCGTGGCCGCACGCTCGAGGTGCACGTGCACCCCGACGATCTCGGCAAGGTGATCGGCCGGGGCGGTCGTACCGCGACCGCCCTGCGCACCGTCATGGGCGGCATCGGTGGCCGCGGCGTCCGCGTGGACGTCGTCGACACCGATCGCTGA
- the rpsP gene encoding 30S ribosomal protein S16, with protein MAVKIKLQRLGKIRAPYYRIIVADARTRRDGKAIETIGKYHPKEEPSFIEVDTERAQHWLSVGAQPTEPVQRILEITGDWQKFKGLPGAEGTLKVAEPKPSKQDLFNAALAAAGDSASAEATTPKKKSAPKKAEAEKAEAAEGDKAEA; from the coding sequence GTGGCCGTCAAGATCAAGCTGCAGCGTCTCGGCAAGATCCGTGCGCCGTACTACCGCATCATCGTCGCCGACGCGCGCACCCGCCGTGATGGCAAGGCCATCGAGACGATCGGCAAGTACCACCCCAAGGAAGAGCCGAGCTTCATCGAGGTCGACACCGAGCGGGCCCAGCACTGGCTGTCCGTCGGTGCCCAGCCGACCGAGCCGGTCCAGCGCATCCTCGAGATCACCGGTGACTGGCAGAAGTTCAAGGGCCTCCCGGGCGCCGAGGGCACCCTGAAGGTCGCCGAGCCGAAGCCGTCGAAGCAGGACCTGTTCAACGCCGCGCTCGCGGCCGCCGGTGACTCGGCCTCCGCCGAAGCCACCACGCCGAAGAAGAAGTCCGCCCCGAAGAAGGCCGAGGCCGAGAAGGCCGAAGCCGCCGAGGGTGACAAGGCCGAGGCGTGA
- the rimM gene encoding ribosome maturation factor RimM (Essential for efficient processing of 16S rRNA): MDVVVGRIAKAHGIRGELAVDVRTDSPEQRFAVGSAVTTKLRDGSSRDLTIAAAREHSGRLLVRFEEVLTRDVAETLRGALLIADTSTLPPTEDPDEFYDHELEGLRAELADGTVVGKVLEIVHSPAGELLSIEHDGREVLVPFVKAIVPAVDVAGGRVVLDPPEGLLDA; the protein is encoded by the coding sequence ATGGACGTCGTAGTCGGCCGTATCGCCAAGGCGCACGGAATCCGCGGGGAACTCGCGGTGGACGTGCGCACGGACTCGCCGGAACAGCGGTTCGCGGTCGGTTCGGCCGTCACGACGAAGCTGCGTGACGGCAGCAGCAGAGACCTCACCATCGCAGCCGCCCGCGAACACAGCGGGCGGCTGCTGGTGCGTTTCGAAGAGGTGCTGACCAGGGACGTCGCGGAGACCCTCCGCGGCGCGCTGCTGATCGCCGACACCTCGACGCTGCCGCCGACCGAAGACCCCGACGAGTTCTACGACCACGAACTCGAAGGCCTGCGGGCCGAACTCGCCGACGGCACCGTCGTCGGCAAGGTGCTCGAAATCGTGCATTCGCCCGCCGGCGAACTGCTGTCGATCGAGCACGACGGACGTGAGGTGCTGGTGCCGTTCGTGAAGGCGATCGTCCCGGCCGTCGACGTCGCGGGCGGCCGCGTGGTCCTCGACCCGCCGGAAGGCCTGCTGGACGCCTGA